ACCTTCAAGCGCCTCAGCCAATTCCAGCTGCGGTTCACTCAGGGTAAGATCATGGATGTTACCAGGTGACTCGCAGTAGGGTGCCTCACCAATACAGATGATGGCGACGTCCGCTCTCTTGGCAGCCGACACCGCGGCAGCAACATCGCCCACCTCTTCAAAGGTAGCACCAGGCAAGTAGGTTACGTTTCGTTGGCCAACTTTCTCGCTGACCGCTCCTAGGATCGTTGGCTTGTTTTGGGGATATAGGGATTCTTCATTACCCTGCCAGGTGATGGTCCAGCCGCTGTTCAGCACCGATCTGGAGTCAGCCGCCGGACCGGTAATGAACACCCTGGTATCCTTCTTAAGAGGGAGCAGATTGCCCTCGTTCTTCAGCAGCGTAATTGACTCTCGGGCTGCTTGAAGGCTGACTGCGGCCGCCTCATTGCTGGCGAACCGTTCAGCCAGTTCAGAGTTCGGGTACGGACTGTCGAAGAGACCCAGTTGGTACTTCACTCGGAGAATTCTGCTCACCGCCTCGTCAATCCGGGATTCGGGTACGTCCCCTTCTTTTACCAGCTCTAAAAGATACTCATAGAAACTATAGTCATATGGAACCATGCTCATATCCACTCCTGCCAGTACTGCTATCTGGACGGCCTCTTTCGGAGTGGCCGCCACTTTCTCTCGGGTATACAAATTATTAATGTCAGCCCAGTCGGAGACGAGGAATCCTTCAAAGCCCAGCTCATCCCGTAGAATTTCGGTTAAATAGAACGGGCTGGCGTGGACAGGTATGCCGTTAATCTCCGAGCTGTTCCCCATGAACGTGAGCACCCCGGCGTCGACCGCGGCCTTGAAAGGTGGCAGAAATATCTCGCGCAGCATCCGCTCCGGAATCCAGGCTGGGGTTCGGTCCTTGCCGGTCAGGGGGACACTGTAACCCAGGTAGTGCTTGGCACAGGCGGCCACTTTATCGGCTGCGCTGGGATTGTCGCCCTGCTGTCCCGCGATGTAAGCCGCGCCCATCACCGCAGCCACGTGCGGATCTTCACCGTAGGTCTCCCATTGACGCGGCCACAGAGGGTTGCGTCCCACTCCTAACACCGGATTGAAATTCCACGGAATGCCCGAAGCGCGCATCTCCAGGGCTGCGATCTCTCCTTCGCGACGCACGAGGTCGGGATTCCAGGTCGCAGCCATGTTGATACTTTGGGGGAAAAGGGTGGCCCCCATGGTATAATTGGCTCCGTGAATGGCGTCAATCCCGTATATCACGGGTATGCCCAGGCGAGTCTTCTTCGTGGCCCGATCCTGGATTGCTGTGATCAGATAATGCCACTCTTCCACTGCAAGTGCCTTATTCCATACATTGAGAATGGAACCTATGTGGTAATGGAGAATGGCTGTATCAAGTTTGGCTGGATCAAGTTCCCAGGCCTGAGTGGCCATTCCCTGCGTCTTGCTTACTACTTCAATGCTCACC
This is a stretch of genomic DNA from Candidatus Neomarinimicrobiota bacterium. It encodes these proteins:
- a CDS encoding glycoside hydrolase family 3 N-terminal domain-containing protein, translated to MKAFNSTGIVRGVYATIITMVFLLVGCQGQQGDSTDRKVKGLLAEMTLEEKIGQMTQVSIEVVSKTQGMATQAWELDPAKLDTAILHYHIGSILNVWNKALAVEEWHYLITAIQDRATKKTRLGIPVIYGIDAIHGANYTMGATLFPQSINMAATWNPDLVRREGEIAALEMRASGIPWNFNPVLGVGRNPLWPRQWETYGEDPHVAAVMGAAYIAGQQGDNPSAADKVAACAKHYLGYSVPLTGKDRTPAWIPERMLREIFLPPFKAAVDAGVLTFMGNSSEINGIPVHASPFYLTEILRDELGFEGFLVSDWADINNLYTREKVAATPKEAVQIAVLAGVDMSMVPYDYSFYEYLLELVKEGDVPESRIDEAVSRILRVKYQLGLFDSPYPNSELAERFASNEAAAVSLQAARESITLLKNEGNLLPLKKDTRVFITGPAADSRSVLNSGWTITWQGNEESLYPQNKPTILGAVSEKVGQRNVTYLPGATFEEVGDVAAAVSAAKRADVAIICIGEAPYCESPGNIHDLTLSEPQLELAEALEGAGVAVVLVLVEGRPRIIHRIVDAARSVVWAGLPGMEGGQAAADVLFGDYNPAGRLPITYPRYANDLITYDHRNSEISWPNSYDPQFPFGHGLSYTTFEYSDLALDKSALDSGEKLNVSVTVMNTGKVAGYEAVLLYVSDLVRSVTPPVKQLKGFTKVFLEPGQGETVAFTLSEKDLAFVGLDNRWITEPGEFVVRVGSLEGTFVLK